One genomic region from Populus nigra chromosome 8, ddPopNigr1.1, whole genome shotgun sequence encodes:
- the LOC133701446 gene encoding protein DETOXIFICATION 49-like: MCQLSAPSHSCKCKIDPSSEVQESDRLITALIPKDPTFENQQRTHLALAIREARCIANIALPMILTGLLLYSRSMISMLFLGRQGELALAGGSLAIGFANITGYSILSGLSMGMEPICGQAFGAKRYKLLGLALQRTILLLFLVSIPIAFLWFNMKKILLFCGQEDDISTEAQLYILYSLPDLVAQSILHPLRIYLRSQSITLPLTFCATLSILLHIPVNYLLVSVFNLGIKGVALSAVWTNFSLVGSLVIYVMISGVYKKTWGGISLECLKGWRSLLNLAIPSCISVCLEWWWYEIMILLCGLLLNPTATVASMGILIQTTAFIYIFPSSLSFGVSTRVGNELGANNPQKAKLAATVGLSSSFVLGFAALCFAVMVRKIWASMFTQDAEIIALTSMVLPIIGLCELGNCPQTTGCGVLRGTARPKMGANINLGCFYLVGMPVAVWLSFYAGFDFKGLWLGLLAAQGSCVVTMLFVLARTDWECQAQRAKELTGNVSNDADHNEEDEKLKDPKNSSSSLDGNDSLV; encoded by the coding sequence ATGTGCCAGTTATCTGCACCTTCTCATTCTTGCAAATGCAAAATAGACCCATCATCCGAAGTACAGGAATCTGACAGGCTAATAACCGCTTTGATCCCCAAGGACCCAACATTTGAAAATCAACAGAGGACTCACCTCGCTCTTGCAATCAGAGAAGCAAGATGCATAGCCAACATAGCACTTCCAATGATATTAACTGGTCTTTTACTCTATTCTCGCTCGATGATCTCCATGCTCTTTCTCGGTCGCCAAGGAGAACTGGCTTTAGCAGGTGGCTCACTGGCAATTGGGTTTGCTAACATCACTGGCTACTCTATTCTCTCCGGTCTTTCCATGGGAATGGAACCCATTTGTGGACAGGCTTTTGGTGCCAAAAGATACAAACTTCTTGGCCTGGCCTTGCAAAGAAcaattcttttgctttttttagttTCCATCCCTATTGCTTTCTTGTGGTTCAACATGAAAAAGATCCTTCTCTTTTGTGGTCAAGAAGATGATATTTCCACGGAAGCACAACTCTACATTCTTTACTCCCTCCCTGACCTTGTTGCTCAGTCCATTTTGCATCCTTTGCGTATATATCTCAGGAGTCAGTCAATTACTCTGCCTCTAACATTTTGTGCAACCCTTTCTATTCTTCTTCACATACCTGTTAACTACCTTCTTGTCTCCGTATTCAATCTTGGAATCAAAGGCGTTGCGTTAAGCGCAGTTTGGACTAACTTCAGTCTTGTAGGATCATTGGTCATTTACGTTATGATCTCTGGCGTGTACAAGAAAACCTGGGGTGGGATATCATTGGAATGCTTAAAAGGGTGGAGATCTTTATTGAATTTGGCAATTCCAAGCTGCATTTCGGTTTGCCTTGAATGGTGGTGGTATGAGATCATGATTTTACTCTGTGGGCTATTGTTAAATCCAACAGCTACCGTTGCTTCAATGGGAATCTTAATTCAAACCACGGCTTTTATATACATTTTCCCATCTTCTTTGAGCTTTGGCGTGTCAACAAGAGTTGGCAATGAACTAGGTGCTAACAATCCCCAAAAGGCTAAGCTTGCTGCTACTGTTGGTCTCTCTTCAAGCTTTGTCTTGGGATTTGCAGCATTGTGTTTTGCTGTCATGGTGAGGAAGATTTGGGCTAGCATGTTCACTCAAGATGCAGAGATTATTGCATTGACATCAATGGTTTTGCCTATAATTGGCCTTTGTGAGCTTGGAAATTGCCCGCAAACAACAGGTTGTGGTGTTTTGAGAGGCACGGCAAGGCCTAAAATGGGTGCAAATATTAATTTGGGATGCTTTTACCTTGTGGGCATGCCTGTTGCTGTTTGGTTAAGTTTTTATGCTGGCTTTGATTTTAAAGGACTCTGGTTGGGTTTGTTAGCTGCCCAGGGCTCATGTGTCGTGACCATGTTGTTCGTTCTGGCTAGAACAGATTGGGAATGCCAAGCCCAGAGAGCCAAGGAACTAACTGGAAATGTATCTAACGATGCTGACCACAACGAAGAGGATGAGAAGTTGAAAGATCCCAAGAATTCATCCAGCTCGTTAGATGGTAATGATTCATTGGTTTGA
- the LOC133700421 gene encoding ethylene-responsive transcription factor ERF027-like, translating to MATTSSSSKRHPMYRGIRSRSGKWVSEIREPRKTTRIWLGTFPKPEMAAAAYDVAVLALKGADAVLNFPSSVGTYPVPASTSPTDIRNAANAAAALKKAEMSYNEALVEQPRNDCAVGTFLASGGEEFVDEEALFDMPNLLVDMAGGMLLSPPRITPSPSDDSQGTSDGESLWSYS from the coding sequence ATGGCCACAACTTCATCTAGCTCCAAAAGGCACCCAATGTATCGTGGAATCCGGAGCCGCAGTGGCAAATGGGTGTCCGAAATCCGGGAGCCACGAAAAACCACTCGTATTTGGCTTGGCACATTCCCAAAGCCGGAGATGGCAGCAGCCGCCTATGATGTGGCTGTCCTAGCCCTAAAAGGTGCTGATGCAGTTCTTAACTTCCCGAGTTCTGTTGGGACTTATCCTGTTCCAGCATCAACATCACCCACTGATATTCGTAATGCAGCTAATGCTGCTGCTGCATTAAAAAAGGCTGAAATGAGCTACAATGAAGCATTAGTTGAACAACCTAGGAATGACTGTGCCGTTGGTACCTTTTTGGCATCAGGTGGAGAAGAATTTGTCGATGAGGAGGCACTGTTTGATATGCCAAATTTGCTGGTGGACATGGCAGGAGGAATGCTGCTTTCGCCACCAAGAATAACCCCATCGCCATCTGATGACTCACAGGGAACTTCTGATGGAGAAAGTCTGTGGAGCTATTCTTAA